The Arcobacter arenosus region ACAGTTGATGACACAGAAAAAAGAGTAACTGAAATCTCAAATGAATTAGGCTTAGCAAAAAGTACCGTAAGTCGTCTTTTAAAAACTTTATTAAACCAAGGTTATGTAAAAAAGAATCTTGAAAATCAAAAATACTCACTAGGCAATAAAGTCTTAACTTTATATAGTGCTCTTATGTCAAATATGGAAATAGTAAAAGAAGCCCACCCTTTTTTAGAAGAGTTAGCAAAAGATACTTCTGAATCAGTTCAGTTAGCTGAACTAGATAAAAACAAAGTTATATATATGGAGCAAATAAAATCTAGTTTTCCAATACAAATCTTTGCACATATAGGAAGGGTTAATCCAGTTCACTGTACAAGTTCAGGAAAACTCCTGCTTGCATATAAAGATTTTCATACTATAGAAAATATTTTGAGTAAGGGATTAGAAAAATACACCAAATACACAATAACAGATGAAGATAAATTAAAAAAAGAACTTTTGGAAATAAGAGATTTAGGATATTGTTATATTGAAAATGAGTTTATCGATGGAATAGTTTCAATTGCTGCACCAATAAGAGACTACAATAAAAATGTCATAGCAGCAGTTTCACTTGTGGGACCAATACAAAGGATAAATGGAGTTAAAGCTCAAAAATATATAGGAAAAGTTGTTGAAACTGCAAAGAAGATATCTAGTAGTATGGGGTATATGTATTAGGTTATTTTATAAATTATTTACATATAATGTATTACTAATAAATAGTTAAATGTAAATAAAAATAAGGAGGATATATGGAAAAGAGATATCAGGTTTTCGTAAGCTCAACATATGCCGACCTAAAAAAAGAAAGACAACACGTTACACAAGCTCTAATGGAGATGGACTGCATCCCTGCTGGTATGGAATTATTCCCAGCAGCTGATGAAGAACAGTGGGAGTTCATAAAAAGGATTGTTGACGATTGTGATTATTATTTACTAATAATTGGTGGTCATTATGGTTCCACCACTAGTGAGGGCATTAGTTACACTGAAAAAGAATATGACTACGCAGTCGAATGCGGTCTAAAAGTAATCGCATTACTCCACGAAAATCCTGATGAAATAACTGTTGGGAAATCTGACATTGAGCCAGAGCTTCGAGAAAAGTTACAAGCTTTTCGAGATAAAGTTAAAACGAATCGCTTAGTAAAATTTTGGAATGAAGCAAAAGATTTACCAGGACTTGTTGCACTTAGCCTGTCAAAGACCATAAAAATGTTCCCAGCCACAGGTTGGGTTAGGGCTACAGCCGTTTCTAACGAGGAGCTACTCGGTGAATTAAATGAGCTTCGTAAAGAAAACATCTTACTTCGTACAGAGTTGGCTAACATACAGCCACCACCTTCATATAATGTAGAAGGACTTGCTGACCTAGATGAAGAGTTTACAATAACTGGCACATATTACAATGATTATGGAAAACGTGACTGGTCAAGTAACATTACATGGCGTGAAATATTTTCAATTATTTCTCCATATTTGGTACAAAATCCAAATCAAGAATATGTTGAATCTATCTTGCATAATGCACTTATTGAACGGGACAATTTAAGTAATCGGACTAATAGTATGAGGAATCAAGATTTTCAAACTATAGCGGTACAACTTAAAGCATTGGGGTTAATAAATACTCATTATGCTAAAACTGTTAAGGGAAACATGGCTATGTTTTGGTCTTTCACTCCGAAAGGGGAAAGATTAATGGTTCAGTTGAGGGCTGTCCCATCAACAAAAACACAAGAATCTAAAAATAAGTAAATGTATAACAAACTAAAAATATAAATGCTAACTTATTTCAATGCATCCATAATTTTTAATAAAATAGACTAAAAAGTCTATTTTATTTTAGTGAGTTAATTTTGCTAATTGAATAATCATATTATTAGCAGTATCTTCATTTAGTGGTTTTTCATATGTTGTTAGAAGTTCTCTAGCGATAATATTTGCACCTAAATGTTGAAACATCATTCTCATGGCTTGAAGACCTTTTGCTCCTCCACCACCACTGTGAGTTGCAACTGCTACAACTTTTTCATTAAAAGCATCTCTCCAACTATCTGTTGCCCTTGAAGTCCATGCCATAGCATTATTTAGTACAGGTGGCATTACGCCATTGTATTCAGGAGCTACAACAATAAAAGCTTTTAAGTCTAAAATTCTTTCAGCCAAATGTTTTGCAACTTCAGGAACTCCATTTCTTTCTTCCTCTTTTGTACTATATAAAGGTAAGTCTAAATCAACTAAATTTATAAGTTCTACTTGACATCCCTGCTCTATTGCCAACTCTTCAAGTTTTAAACCTAGTTTCTGGTTATTACCAGAACTAGCTACTAATATTCCTATTTTAAACATCATAATAATCCTTATTTGATTCCTGAATTAATCATAAACTCTTCAACTTGATTCCATGTAAAGTTTTTCTGTGCATTTACATGTCCAAACATTTGATTTCTTTGTTGAGAAGTTAAATAGTATCTTTCATACAATTCAACTCTTCCACCCAAGGCTGAACCTGCAAAATCCCAAGCGATTCTAAATATTTGAGCTCTTTCTTGTGCCCCTTCTTCATTTGCAGATGGCATATATTTATTTAGTAAATCCTTCATTTCAGGGTTTTCATATGAGCCAACTGTTGGAGTTGCAAGTAAATTGTGACTTCCTATTGTTTTGATAATATCATTAACCCTAATCATCCATGCAGGCATATTAGCTATTAATGCTCTCATTGGACTTTCATCAAAGAAAAATGCACCATTACCCCAGTCATGAGCACCTTCAAATCCTGCTTTGATTGAAGAACGTGTCAGTTGTGAGTAAGACCAAATTTCACCTAACATCATAATAACTTCAGGTCTCTTATCTGTTTTGATAATTTTTGCCATTCTGTGACATAAGTCGTATGCAAACTCTAACTTAACTGCTGCTCTAATTCCAGTTTGTTGAGTAATATTTCCATATCTTCCTAATTGGTCAATTACAGTTTTATTATAAAATGCTAAATCCCCATCCATAAATACTCTATTTAGTGGAACTTCAACATTATCAAAAATTACATATGCATCTTGCTCATCAAATCTTGAAGAAAACGGTGCATCTTGAATAGATGCATTTACTTCATAATGGTCTCTACAAACCATAATCACACCTTTTGTGTTTACTGGTATTGAGAACATCAAAGCATGGTCTGCGCTTCCATTACTTGTTATTGGAGCAGATGGATATACAAATAACTCATCGGCAAATGGTCCAAGGGTTGCTAAGATTTTCGCACCACTTACAACTATACAATCATCTCTTCTTTCAACTACTTTAAAAGCTACCTCACCATTTATCCCATCTAAATCGGGCTGACTTTTATCAGGTTGCGGTTGAATAATTGTGTGGGTTAAAGATAAATCTTTTTCAACAACCTCTCTATAAAAAGCTTCTAAATTATCTGCCCATTTATCATGCCCTACAGCTCTAAAAGCATCAGTTCTACTTACATAACCTGTAAGTGCAACATTACAATAATCAGGTGTTCGTCCCAACATCCCATTTGAATATTTTGCAAGCTGTTCAAAACATCTTGCTCTTTTTTCTAAATCCTCTTTATTCTTTGGTAAGATTAAACTAGCTGACATTAATTCACCAGTAACATCATCAGTAACTAAACAATCATCAGAAAATTTATGTTGCCAATCAAAATAACCTGCCATTCCTTGTAGTGACCCTTTAAAAGATGGATGCTCAAAAAGATTTACTTTTTTACCATCAATCCAGATTTCTCTTTCATCTTTTAAACCATCTAAATACTGTTTTCCATTTCTTGCTGCCATAGTAACTCCTTAAAAATTGTCCCAATTTTGAAGGGACT contains the following coding sequences:
- a CDS encoding NADPH-dependent FMN reductase, which codes for MMFKIGILVASSGNNQKLGLKLEELAIEQGCQVELINLVDLDLPLYSTKEEERNGVPEVAKHLAERILDLKAFIVVAPEYNGVMPPVLNNAMAWTSRATDSWRDAFNEKVVAVATHSGGGGAKGLQAMRMMFQHLGANIIARELLTTYEKPLNEDTANNMIIQLAKLTH
- a CDS encoding DUF4062 domain-containing protein, translating into MEKRYQVFVSSTYADLKKERQHVTQALMEMDCIPAGMELFPAADEEQWEFIKRIVDDCDYYLLIIGGHYGSTTSEGISYTEKEYDYAVECGLKVIALLHENPDEITVGKSDIEPELREKLQAFRDKVKTNRLVKFWNEAKDLPGLVALSLSKTIKMFPATGWVRATAVSNEELLGELNELRKENILLRTELANIQPPPSYNVEGLADLDEEFTITGTYYNDYGKRDWSSNITWREIFSIISPYLVQNPNQEYVESILHNALIERDNLSNRTNSMRNQDFQTIAVQLKALGLINTHYAKTVKGNMAMFWSFTPKGERLMVQLRAVPSTKTQESKNK
- a CDS encoding 4-hydroxyphenylacetate 3-hydroxylase N-terminal domain-containing protein; amino-acid sequence: MAARNGKQYLDGLKDEREIWIDGKKVNLFEHPSFKGSLQGMAGYFDWQHKFSDDCLVTDDVTGELMSASLILPKNKEDLEKRARCFEQLAKYSNGMLGRTPDYCNVALTGYVSRTDAFRAVGHDKWADNLEAFYREVVEKDLSLTHTIIQPQPDKSQPDLDGINGEVAFKVVERRDDCIVVSGAKILATLGPFADELFVYPSAPITSNGSADHALMFSIPVNTKGVIMVCRDHYEVNASIQDAPFSSRFDEQDAYVIFDNVEVPLNRVFMDGDLAFYNKTVIDQLGRYGNITQQTGIRAAVKLEFAYDLCHRMAKIIKTDKRPEVIMMLGEIWSYSQLTRSSIKAGFEGAHDWGNGAFFFDESPMRALIANMPAWMIRVNDIIKTIGSHNLLATPTVGSYENPEMKDLLNKYMPSANEEGAQERAQIFRIAWDFAGSALGGRVELYERYYLTSQQRNQMFGHVNAQKNFTWNQVEEFMINSGIK
- a CDS encoding IclR family transcriptional regulator encodes the protein MNKSSNLSSVENALKILECFTVDDTEKRVTEISNELGLAKSTVSRLLKTLLNQGYVKKNLENQKYSLGNKVLTLYSALMSNMEIVKEAHPFLEELAKDTSESVQLAELDKNKVIYMEQIKSSFPIQIFAHIGRVNPVHCTSSGKLLLAYKDFHTIENILSKGLEKYTKYTITDEDKLKKELLEIRDLGYCYIENEFIDGIVSIAAPIRDYNKNVIAAVSLVGPIQRINGVKAQKYIGKVVETAKKISSSMGYMY